GCCGACAAGGAAGAGGTGCGATTGTGCGGCATGGTCAGCGGCATCAAGGATCTGGTGACCAAAAAGGGCGAACGCATGGCTTTTGTGACCCTGGAGGATCTCAGCGGCTTCGTGGAAATGGTGGTATTTCCCGATATCTATCGCGACGCTTCGGACTCTCTGCACAGCGATCAGCCGCTGCTGGTGACCGGGACGGTGGAAGTTGCAGAGGAAACACGCAAACTGATGCCGAAAGAAATCCTGCCTCTGGCGGAGGTCAGCCGCAAGGAAACCAAACGGGTGCACTTCAGGTTTCAGGTTCCGGGGCTCGTCGACGATCAACTGCATCGTCTCAAGGAGATCATAATGCGTCATCGGGGCGCTTGCCCGGTGCTCATGCACCTGGTGATTCCCCATCGCAGCGAGACCGTTCTGCGGTTGCCCGAAAGTCTGAAAATTGCCCCTACCGATGAAATGATGGAAGACACCGAGCGCCTGTTTGGGTACAATGTGATAACTTTCGAATAAAGTAGGCTTTGTATGCCTGTGGCGTATTTGTGTGATCCGAATCGTATGATGCCATGGTTGCAGACAAGGATGTCAGGAGAGGTACATGCAATTTTACCTGGATTTTGAAAAACCCCTGGTTGAACTGGAACAGAAACTGAGCGAATTGCGGGACTATTCCACCGACGAGGTCGATTTTTCCGGTGAAATCCAGCGCCTGGAGAAAAAAGCCGAAAAATTACGGCGTGAAATCTTCTCCAATCTCAACCGCTGGCAGGTGACCCAGTTGGCACGTCATGTCAATCGTCCCTTTACCCTCGATTTCGTTGAACATGTTTTTACGGACTGGTTCGAAGTTCATGGCGATCGCAACTTTCGCGATGATCCGGCGTTGGTTTGCGGATTTGCCCGTTTGGACGGGCAGCCCTGCGCCGTTATAGGTCATCAGAAGGGGCGGGATACCAAGGAGAAGGTTTACCGTAATTTTGGCATGCCCAATCCCGAGGGGTACCGTAAGGCCCTGCGGGTCATGCAGATGGCTGAGCAATTCGGTCTGCCGATTTTTACTTTTGTCGATACGCCGGGGGCGTTTCCCGGAATCGGTGCCGAGGAGCGGGGACAAGCCGAAGCCATCGCCCGCAACCTGCGGGAAATGGCGGCTCTCAAAGTCCCGGTTATCGTAACCGTTACCGGAGAAGGCGGTTCCGGAGGGGCGTTGGCCGTGGCTGTCGGCAATCGTGTGCTGATGATGGAAAATGCCGTGTACTCGGTCATCTCTCCGGAAGGCTGCGCCGCCATTTTGTGGAAGGACGGTGCCAAAGGGCCGGTTGCCGCAGAGGCACTTAAACTGACCGCGGGTGATATCCAGAATCTTGGTTGTGTCATCGATGAAGTGATTCCCGAGCCGCTGGGCGGTGCCCATAGCGATCATAAGGCAGCTGCCGAGCAGGTACGGATTTGCCTCAAGAAACATCTTGACGACCTGAAAGACCTGTCTTCGGATGAACTGCGTGAACAGCGTTATCAAAAGCTGCGCGCCATGACCATGGTTCAGGAATAGTATCTATAAGCCTCGCTTTGCTGTTCGCGGTTTCGGATATCAGGTGGCAGGCGTTTCGAATGACGCTGTCACACTGAAAATGCACATGGAAAAGTGAAGACCAGGGTATTTATGTTGCTACGCATGTTGCAAAGAGCCGGGATTGTCTGCCTGGCAGCTGCCTTGTTATGCGGTTGTGCCGGGCGGTATCGCACCCGGGTGGTCGATACCCCGGCCACGGCAGGACTTAAGGGACACCAGAAGCCCTATACGGTGAACGGGAATCTCTACCAGCCGATGAGCAGCTGCGAGGGATTCGTGCAGGAGGGGCTGGCCAGCTGGTATGGCCCCAAATTCCATGGCAAAAAGACCAGCAACGGCGAGATATACGACATGCACGCCATGACCGCCGCGCACAAGACTTTGCCACTGGGTACCCATGTTCGTGTCGTCAACAAAAATAATGGTCATCAGGAAATTGTACGGATCAATGACCGGGGCCCCTTTGTCGGCAATCGTATTATCGATCTGTCCTACGAGGCGGCAATGCGTCTGCAGGTCGTAGGTCCCGGTACGGCGCCGGTGCGCATTGAAGCCCTTGGTATGGCTGCGGTGGATAACCGGGGTCTGGTAACCTATCGTCCGGCCCCCAGTTACGAAGTGGGCGATTATGCTGTTCAGATCGGCGCATTTACCGTTAACCAAAATGCTCAGCGGCTGGCCGGCAGATACCGGCAGCAACTCGGGCAGGCCCGTGTGCAAAAAGGTTGGGTCAACGGTAAATTGTTTTACAGGGTATGGGTAGGACGTTACCCTTCGTTGTCTGCAGCTTTTGAAGCGAAGGAAGCTTTTGCCCGCTCAGGGTATGGCAACAGCTTTGTGGTGGCCCTCGATTAAGACGCGGTTGACTGCTTCCTTTTGTTCTCCAGCCGTTTGCATTTGCAGTGCAGGATTTTTTGCAATTTATGGATTTTTCAGATTTTGAGAATTCGCCCGCGGGCGAAAAAATAGCGGCCATCGAAAGCATCATTCAGGGCCACCTCGACTTACCCACTCCGCCCAACGTGGTGTTTCGTCTCCTCGAAGTCGTCAGGAATGACGAACATTCCTTTCTGGAAATTGGCAACATCATCAGCAAAGATCCCTCTTTGACGGCCAGAATGATGAAAATCGCCAATTCCTCCCTGTTCGGGTTCGGCGGAAAGATTAAAACCATAGAAAATGCTCTGACGGTTCTCGGCATAAACGTGACCCGGAATATAGCCCTGTCGTTTATGATTATGGACAGCCTGGCGGCACCTGACAGCGATCTGTTCGACATGGACTATTTCTGGAAACGTGCCATTACCGCAGCCGTGGCCGCCGAGATGTTGGCTTCCCATATCCGCGGTTCAGGCGCCGATGCTTTTTTGAGTGGCCTCCTGAAGGATATCGGCGTGCTGGTCATGTACCAGCGGATGGAGATGGAATATAAACAAATCCTTTTGCTGAAAGCTTATGCCGGAAGCGCGAGCTATCCGATCGAAAGGGAGCTTCTCGGTTTCGATCATGGCCAGCTGACCGGCTTGATGCTTAAACAGTGGGGGCTGCCGGAAAATATTTACCGGCCTATCTTTCATCATCATGACGAGGTGCGATACGATTCACCCCATGGGGATCAGGCGGCCATTTTGCAGTTTGCCGACCAGCTGTCCTCTCTTTATCACGGTGCGGCCGACCCGTCGGTTCTGGAGGAGCTGCATCGAACACTTGAGCATCGCTATGCGCTTGACAGCCAGACGATACGGCAGTTGGTCGATTCTCTGGCAGAGAGAACGGTTGAGATCCTGAGTTATTTTGATATCGATCCGGGCGAGATGAAACCCCTGTCGCGTCTATTGCAGGAAGCCAATTACGAGCTCGGGAAGCGCTCGTTGTCCTATGAACAGATGGTGGGGGAACTCAGGCAAACTCAGGAAGAATCCCAACAATGCATCAATAAGCTCCTTGACGCCAATAAATCTCTGCGTAAACTTGCCTACCGCGATGAGTTGACCGGTCTTTACAATCAGCGTTTTTTCCTGACCGAAATGGATAAGGAATTGGCCCGGGCCAAACGCTACGGATATTCCTTGTCACTGGTGTTCTTCGACGTCGACTTCTTTAAAAATATCAATGATACCCATGGTCATCTGGCAGGGGATGCCGTATTGCGTCACGTTTCCGCGAAGGTAACCTCCTGTGTACGCAGTTGCGATACGGTTGTGCGTTACGGTGGAGACGAATTCGCGATCATCATGCCTGAAACGGATCAAGGCGATTTGGCGATTTTTACCGAGCGCCTGCGATTTGAGGTCGAAAAGATGCTGGTGCCCATGAACGGCAAGACCATCGCTGTGACCATAAGCATCGGCGGAACCAGTTTTGATGGCAGAGATGAGTCCGTAACTCGATATGTACTTTTGAATGTCGCCGATCAGGCCATTTATCAGTCAAAAAAATTGGGTCGCAATACCGTTACCATTCAATCCGTTGCCTGACGCGCATCCCTGATGCACGGTGATCCGGCAACCATTCTATTTAGGGATAATCATGGATCAAAAAAAAGAATTTGTCGTGAAGATGGCCCCCAATCAGAAACTGACCATGTATCCCGCATGCGATACCTGCGATGGCAAAAAACCGGGCGTTGGTTATCTGTGCGGCAGCGATGAAGAAGGTAACGGTTTCGTTGTCTGGATCACCGATGAAAATGTGTATGAAATTATGAAAAAGCTTATCGGCCAGGATTAGGAGGCTGTCGGATCGTGGACAGTCCGATAGACTCCCAAATGGGCTTTTAAGTTCATTTCCCAATGACGGCCGCCCCTTGCACCTTGCCGGGGGCGGATGTTTTGTCTCTTTATCGCTTTTCCCTCATCGGTCAGCCGAGCATCTGTTGCTTTGGGTGACCTTGATTCCTGCTGATCCGCTTGGTTTTACCTCTGCTCGGGGGGCTTATGCGTATTCTTGTAGCTTGCGATGCATTCAAGGGCAGCCTTTCTGCGCAACAAGCCTGCCGTACCGTTGCCTCAGGCATATCTGCCGTAGAGCCGGACTGGCGTCTGACCTCGGTGCCGCTGGCTGATGGCGGTGAAGGGACCGCGGAGATCCTGGTAGCCGCAGCCGGGGGCTCCTGGGTCGAGGTGCCGGATGTCATGGGACCGCTGCCGGAGATGACTCTGACGGCAGCCTACGGTTGTCTTGAGCAGCGTCGGGCAGCTGTGGTGGAAATGGCTCGCTCCAGCGGCCTGGTGCTGCTGAGAGGCGATCAGCGCCACCCTTTGCAAACCACGACCTACGGTGCCGGACAGCTTTTATCGGCAGCCATCAAAAGCGGAGTGACGCATGTCCTGTTGACGTTGGGCGGCAGCGCTACGGTCGATGGTGGTACCGGTGCCGTGCGCGCCCTCGGTTGGCGGTTTCTTGATGCCGGCGGCAAGGATATTCCTCTCGGTGGTGGGGGCTTGATCCATTTGCAACGCATTGTGCCATCCAGCCTGTCCTTACCCCGCATTACCGTATTGTGCGATGTGACCAATCCCCTTTGCGGCCCGCAGGGCGCAGCCCAGATCTTCGCTCCACAAAAAGGGGCCACCCCGGCACAGGTTGCCATGCTGGCGGAGGGGCTGGAAAATCTGGCCCGGAGGATCAAAGACCAACTTGGTATCGATGTGGCGCATCTGCCGGGAGGCGGAGCGGCCGGAGGTTTCGGTGCAGGTGCGCAGGTCTTTATGGGGGGGCGTCTGATACCGGGTGTTTCCGCTGTGATGGAGCAGGTTCAATTCGAGCGGCAATTGGGTCAGGCCGACTGGGTGATTACCGGTGAAGGCTGTCTCGATCGCACCTCCCTGCAGGGGAAAGTGGTTAGCGGAGTGCTTGACGCAGCCCGCCGGCAGGGAGTACCGGTGGCGGTGCTTGCAGGACAGATACGCTTGACTGCGGAGGAATTGCAGCAGGCCGGTATTCGTCATGCTGTGGCGGCCATGCCGCAGGATATGCCTTTGGACGAGGCTCTGACGCGTGCGCCTGAATTGCTCGGGAAGGCTGCGCGGTCGCTTTCGGCCAGGATGCATGGGTGAATAGGGCGGCCGGCGAGGGTTTTTGCAGGCTCAGGCCAATCCGCGTCGCCGTAATTCTTCTTTGACCAGCTGTCTCTGGGATGGGCTTAGACGCCGGGAGGCGGATAACTGCAGGATTTCCGGTCCCCGCATCCCAGGCATCCACAGGGTAAACCAGATACCCGGCGTGCGCGGGTGTTTGAGAATGGCGTCTCGTACACTTTTCCGTGCTTTCCATCGAGGGTGCCTTGCGATGCTGGAAATGGTTTCGGCGCTGGCGGTGGCGCCGCGTAAAAACTGGGCTATGGCCATTTCCTGCAGGCGTGGGTTCGTCAGGCAGGGATCCATGAGGGCGGCATGGCCTTCCTTGAGAAGCTCCGCGGCGATGGCCGTTGGCGCCCGGCGCGCAAGGGTGATCTTGTTGCCCAGAGGCGTGGTTGGCAGACGCTGAATGATGAGGCGCTCGGCCGCCAGTTTCTGATCGGGGGAGGCGCCGGGCAAAAAACATATATCCAGCAATTCGAACAGATGCAACTGAGGCAGCAGCGCCTGCAGGACAGGGGCCGGCAAATGGGGGTTTTTGACCAGAGCTCGACGCACTTTATGGCTATTGAGAGCCAGATCCATCTGATGTATGGCGCGCAACAGATCTTCGCTGAGATCGCGGCGTCTCAGCAGCGCCAACAGGTGAGGCTCCTCCAGTGCGCGGTTTTTGAGGGCCGCGCGCACCACCTCATGGGCGGGATCCTGGAGGATTCCGTAGAGGGCTTCGCTACTGCAGGTCAGTGCCCCATATAAGCGACTGGCTATATGGGGGCTGATAGCATGGGCTTTTCGTCGACTGTCCATATTTTGGATAGGCGCGATGTTGAAAAACGGCCGGTGGCCCGGTGGCTTTCGCCGGTGTTGCGTTCCCCGGTCCGGATGCTTCTATTTGTTGGCGCCGTATTCCTCCAGGAAGTTTTTCTTGAATGCGGCAAAGTCGCCAGCTTCGATAGCCTGGCGGGCTTCTTTCATCATATTCAGATAGAAATGCACATTATGGATGGCTGCCAGGGTCGCTGACAGAATTTCGTTCGATTTGAACAGGTGATGCAGATAGGCCCGGCTGAAATTACGGCAGCAGTAACAATCGCAGGAGGCATCCACCGGATAAAAGTCTCTGCGATAGCGACGGTTGGTCAAACGGATCCTTCCGCGCCGCGTAAAGAGCGTGGCGCTACGGGCGTAACGGGTCGGTATGACGCAGTCGAACATGTCCATGCCGCGTTCCACGCTTTCCAGAATATCTTCGGGCAAGCCCACCCCCATCAGGTAGCGCGGTTTGTTTTCAGGCAGCATGGGGGCGGTGTAGTCGACCACCTTTTTCAGCAGATCCAGCCCCTCGCCAACGCTTACTCCGCCGATGGCGTAACCGGGGAAATTCATGGTGGTCATCTGCCGCGCGCATTCCTGACGCAGGTCTTCATAGATTCCACCCTGTACGATACCGAACAGAGCCTGGTCGGAACGATTGTGATTTTGCAGGCAGGCTTCCGCCCAGCGCAGGGTTTTCCGGATCGACTTCGCCGCGTAATCATGGGTTGCCGGGTAGGGGATGCATTCGTCGAAGGCCATGATGATATCCGCCCCCAGGGTGTTCTGGATCGCCATGGCTTCAGCGGGCCCCAGAAAGATTTCTTCCCCGGTCATTTCGTGGCGGAAAAATACGCCGGTTTCGGTGATGCGTTTTTTGGGCAGGGAAAAGACCTGAAAACCGCCGCTGTCGGTGAGAATCGGATGGGGCCAGTTCATGAAGCTGTGCAGCCCCCCGGCTTTCTGCACCAGACCCTCTCCGGGCGCCAGATGCAGGTGGTAGGTGTTGGACAAAATAATCTGGGCTCCGGTTTCTTCGACCTGGGCCGGCGTCATGGCTTTGAGGGCGCCGTGGGTCCCGACGGGCATGAAAATCGGGGTCTCGATGGTACCGTGGGGGGTGGTCAGTCTGCCACGTCGTGCCGCGGTTTGAGAGTCGGTTGCGAGCAGTGAAAATTCAAACATGGTCTATGTTATCCCTGCGATTTTGAAGGTAGAATGAAAAAAGGCCCAAGCAGTTCTTGAACCTTGTCGGGACTTTATCAGAAGCTTTGTTTGAAAGCAACTATTGGGGCTATGGAAGGAGTTGTGGTCGGCCGGATTCCTGTTAGTATTTCACATGAAAATCCTGTCTGATTCAGCCATGTTGGGCGAAAGGAAATCGTTGATGACGCGCAGTCTTCTCTGGCAGATGGTCATTGTTTTGGGCGCAATTCTGATGGTCAATTATGTGCTGACGACGCTGACGCCTCAAACCCAGGAACCGGTGGTGGACGTCAGTTACAGCCGTTTCAAAACGGAATTGGCGGCGGATAACGTCGCGGCCATTACCTTCGAAGGGAACAATGTGGTCGGCAACCTTCGGGAACGGACCATCCTTAACCGTGTCGAAGGAACCGAGGAGGTCCAATCGTTCCTGCGTTTTCGTACGACCATGCCACCCGTCACCGATACGCGACTGCTGGATGATCTGGAGCAGCGCAAGGTCGATGTCAAGGTTCGCCCCGAGAGCAAACCATCACCCTGGGCCACGGCGATGATTTACATGCTGCCCTGGCTCCTGATCGTGGGGGTCTGGTGGTTTGTCATCAAAGGCATGCGTACGCGGCAGGGGCCCGGTGGCGGTATGATGGGCGGGTTTTCCAAGTCGGGCGCCAAAATGTATACCAAAGAACGCTCCCGGGTCACCTTCGCCGATGTGGCCGGATTGGACGAAGCCAAGCAGGAACTGATGGAGATTATCGAATTTCTGCGTAATCCCAAAAAATTCATGCGCCTGGGAGCCAAAGCGCCACGCGGAGTGCTGTTGGTGGGGCCGCCCGGAACCGGTAAAACTCTTATGGCGCGGGCTGTGGCTGGAGAAGCGGAGGTGCCTTTTTTTACCATTTCCGCTTCCCAGTTCATTGAAATGTTTGTCGGGGTGGGTGCCAGCAGGGTGCGTGACCTGTTCAACAACGCTAAAAAGAACGCTCCGAGCATTATTTTTATCGATGAACTGGATGCTGTTGGTCGTTCCCGGGGGACCGGACTCGGTGGCGGCAATGACGAACGCGAACAGACCCTCAACCAATTGTTGTCGGAGATGGACGGTTTCGAGGCCCACGATGAAGTGATTGTCATGTCCGCTACCAACCGGCCGGATGTGCTCGATCCTGCTTTGTTGCGGCCGGGGCGTTTTGACCGGCAGGTGACCGTGGAACGACCCGATTGGCGTGCAAGGGAGGAAATCCTCAAGGTTCATACCCGGCAGGTACCGATTGACGAGGATGTCGATCTTCAGATCATTGCGCGCAGCACCCCCGGC
This DNA window, taken from Syntrophotalea carbinolica DSM 2380, encodes the following:
- a CDS encoding septal ring lytic transglycosylase RlpA family protein yields the protein MLLRMLQRAGIVCLAAALLCGCAGRYRTRVVDTPATAGLKGHQKPYTVNGNLYQPMSSCEGFVQEGLASWYGPKFHGKKTSNGEIYDMHAMTAAHKTLPLGTHVRVVNKNNGHQEIVRINDRGPFVGNRIIDLSYEAAMRLQVVGPGTAPVRIEALGMAAVDNRGLVTYRPAPSYEVGDYAVQIGAFTVNQNAQRLAGRYRQQLGQARVQKGWVNGKLFYRVWVGRYPSLSAAFEAKEAFARSGYGNSFVVALD
- the tgt gene encoding tRNA guanosine(34) transglycosylase Tgt, which encodes MFEFSLLATDSQTAARRGRLTTPHGTIETPIFMPVGTHGALKAMTPAQVEETGAQIILSNTYHLHLAPGEGLVQKAGGLHSFMNWPHPILTDSGGFQVFSLPKKRITETGVFFRHEMTGEEIFLGPAEAMAIQNTLGADIIMAFDECIPYPATHDYAAKSIRKTLRWAEACLQNHNRSDQALFGIVQGGIYEDLRQECARQMTTMNFPGYAIGGVSVGEGLDLLKKVVDYTAPMLPENKPRYLMGVGLPEDILESVERGMDMFDCVIPTRYARSATLFTRRGRIRLTNRRYRRDFYPVDASCDCYCCRNFSRAYLHHLFKSNEILSATLAAIHNVHFYLNMMKEARQAIEAGDFAAFKKNFLEEYGANK
- a CDS encoding acetyl-CoA carboxylase carboxyltransferase subunit alpha, whose product is MQFYLDFEKPLVELEQKLSELRDYSTDEVDFSGEIQRLEKKAEKLRREIFSNLNRWQVTQLARHVNRPFTLDFVEHVFTDWFEVHGDRNFRDDPALVCGFARLDGQPCAVIGHQKGRDTKEKVYRNFGMPNPEGYRKALRVMQMAEQFGLPIFTFVDTPGAFPGIGAEERGQAEAIARNLREMAALKVPVIVTVTGEGGSGGALAVAVGNRVLMMENAVYSVISPEGCAAILWKDGAKGPVAAEALKLTAGDIQNLGCVIDEVIPEPLGGAHSDHKAAAEQVRICLKKHLDDLKDLSSDELREQRYQKLRAMTMVQE
- a CDS encoding sensor domain-containing diguanylate cyclase, whose protein sequence is MDFSDFENSPAGEKIAAIESIIQGHLDLPTPPNVVFRLLEVVRNDEHSFLEIGNIISKDPSLTARMMKIANSSLFGFGGKIKTIENALTVLGINVTRNIALSFMIMDSLAAPDSDLFDMDYFWKRAITAAVAAEMLASHIRGSGADAFLSGLLKDIGVLVMYQRMEMEYKQILLLKAYAGSASYPIERELLGFDHGQLTGLMLKQWGLPENIYRPIFHHHDEVRYDSPHGDQAAILQFADQLSSLYHGAADPSVLEELHRTLEHRYALDSQTIRQLVDSLAERTVEILSYFDIDPGEMKPLSRLLQEANYELGKRSLSYEQMVGELRQTQEESQQCINKLLDANKSLRKLAYRDELTGLYNQRFFLTEMDKELARAKRYGYSLSLVFFDVDFFKNINDTHGHLAGDAVLRHVSAKVTSCVRSCDTVVRYGGDEFAIIMPETDQGDLAIFTERLRFEVEKMLVPMNGKTIAVTISIGGTSFDGRDESVTRYVLLNVADQAIYQSKKLGRNTVTIQSVA
- the ftsH gene encoding ATP-dependent zinc metalloprotease FtsH, whose translation is MTRSLLWQMVIVLGAILMVNYVLTTLTPQTQEPVVDVSYSRFKTELAADNVAAITFEGNNVVGNLRERTILNRVEGTEEVQSFLRFRTTMPPVTDTRLLDDLEQRKVDVKVRPESKPSPWATAMIYMLPWLLIVGVWWFVIKGMRTRQGPGGGMMGGFSKSGAKMYTKERSRVTFADVAGLDEAKQELMEIIEFLRNPKKFMRLGAKAPRGVLLVGPPGTGKTLMARAVAGEAEVPFFTISASQFIEMFVGVGASRVRDLFNNAKKNAPSIIFIDELDAVGRSRGTGLGGGNDEREQTLNQLLSEMDGFEAHDEVIVMSATNRPDVLDPALLRPGRFDRQVTVERPDWRAREEILKVHTRQVPIDEDVDLQIIARSTPGMCGADLENLVNEAALIAARENAQKVTMQHFEQAKDRVLMGTERKLVMSQQEKRITAYHEAGHTLLARLSPGADPIHKVSIIPRGQALGVTQQLPVDDRYHYSRSYLMTRIAVSLGGRAAEKAIFEEYSTGAQNDLKQATDLAEKMVCQWGMSERVGPMSINRGEEHPFLGRKLASDNAFSQHMAWIIDQEIEKVVKAGEQAADEIIANHLPVLKKLADALLEEEVLDRTRVDEVLRETGIEVQDDPAAHPDGDHVLQGELAGGAVEG
- a CDS encoding glycerate kinase family protein gives rise to the protein MRILVACDAFKGSLSAQQACRTVASGISAVEPDWRLTSVPLADGGEGTAEILVAAAGGSWVEVPDVMGPLPEMTLTAAYGCLEQRRAAVVEMARSSGLVLLRGDQRHPLQTTTYGAGQLLSAAIKSGVTHVLLTLGGSATVDGGTGAVRALGWRFLDAGGKDIPLGGGGLIHLQRIVPSSLSLPRITVLCDVTNPLCGPQGAAQIFAPQKGATPAQVAMLAEGLENLARRIKDQLGIDVAHLPGGGAAGGFGAGAQVFMGGRLIPGVSAVMEQVQFERQLGQADWVITGEGCLDRTSLQGKVVSGVLDAARRQGVPVAVLAGQIRLTAEELQQAGIRHAVAAMPQDMPLDEALTRAPELLGKAARSLSARMHG